The genome window TGTTAGGCCTTATGCCAAGCGCGCCATGGGACAAAATTTTTTGGTGCACAAAGGGACGTGCGAGACGATCGCAAGGCTCTCAGGATTGACAATAGGAGACACGGTAGTAGAGCTCGGTGTCGGCCTGGGGGCCTTGACCCACGCCCTTGCCCCCAGGGTGAAAAGGGTGATAGGGATCGAGCTTGACAGGCGCATGATAGAGTATCTTGAGGCTCAGGGCGGGGTTGCACCGAATGTCGAGATAAGAAACGAGGACATGCTCTATGTATCTTACAAGGCCCTTGCAGATGAATTAGGCTCAAGACTCAAGATCATTGGAAACCTCCCGTATAATATCTCAAGCCGGATGTTGTTCAAGCTGATAGAGGAGCAGGAGGCCATCGACCTTGCGATCCTCATGTTCCAGAAAGAGGTTGCGGACCGGCTGCTCTCAGGCCCGGGTTGCAAGGATTACGGCATCCTTTCGATCATTGTAGGTTACTGTACAGAGATTTCGAGGCTCATAAACATCCCTCCAGGTCTCTTCCGCCCTATACCCAAGGTGGTCTCGACGGTCATCAAGTTAAAATTCAGACCGCCGCAGAGAGAGGCCTTAAGTTTCGGCCTTTTCTTAAATCTTGTAAAGGCAGGTTTCGGCCGGAGGAGAAAAAAGCTTTCCAACGCCCTCAGGTCATTGTCGGATCTTGATGAAGGCCTTGTGCTCAAAGGACTGAGCGAATGTGGCATAGATCCCTCTCATAGGGCTGAGGCGCTTTCGATTGATGACTTTGTGCGCCTCTCAAATTGGCTCTATGATGCCTCCCGGACAGGGCTAGGATATTCTTTAACTGGTAGAATTTAAAAAATATCTTGCTGATGGCAAATCACGCCACAATTCCTCCTCTGATTAAAATCAGGGGGGTCCTTGTGAAGTTTCGCGAACCCGGCATGGGGATAACCGAAAGATAAAATCCCCTTCTAGAGAACATCATCCTGTGAAGTAGGAAGCTCCAACTTCTGTAAGAGGGGGCAGTTGACTTTTGATAAAATCGAACAATTCAGGTTCGGGCGCGGCCTCTATCTCAAAGACCATCAGAGGCAGGATCTTGCCTTCCCTAGCTGTAGCCTTCGACCAAATCCCCGTCACTTTTACAGCATCCTTTGCGGTCGTGACGACGCATGACGCCCCTGCCTTCAAGGCCTCCGTAGCTATTTCATTGATATCTCGCAGGGTAT of Dissulfurimicrobium hydrothermale contains these proteins:
- the rsmA gene encoding 16S rRNA (adenine(1518)-N(6)/adenine(1519)-N(6))-dimethyltransferase RsmA, producing MMSVRPYAKRAMGQNFLVHKGTCETIARLSGLTIGDTVVELGVGLGALTHALAPRVKRVIGIELDRRMIEYLEAQGGVAPNVEIRNEDMLYVSYKALADELGSRLKIIGNLPYNISSRMLFKLIEEQEAIDLAILMFQKEVADRLLSGPGCKDYGILSIIVGYCTEISRLINIPPGLFRPIPKVVSTVIKLKFRPPQREALSFGLFLNLVKAGFGRRRKKLSNALRSLSDLDEGLVLKGLSECGIDPSHRAEALSIDDFVRLSNWLYDASRTGLGYSLTGRI